The following coding sequences lie in one Jatrophihabitans sp. genomic window:
- a CDS encoding glycoside hydrolase family 43 protein, translating into MTSPARQPRRLAGRRRIALLSALFLIPGAVAVGTERASTAVAATCTLKNPVLPAGADPSIWYRNGTYYLVQSDGARSINLRASTTLAGLNTATRRVIWTAPLGTDHSAEIWAPELEYLNGRWIIYFAGATDKGGDPATNNTHRIFAITANTQDPLGSWTFFGKISDSTNQWAIDATVFYYNNSWWMLWSGTPTGNGGAPPQQLYIAHMSDPLHIDQDYRRLIANPDQPWETSVQAIEEGPEAWIGPNNALTIVYNANASWTTSYSLGELVYKGGDLTTYLSYTKRGPVFSSANGVYGTAGASLPVPGANGKNWLVYHAKTSTANGWNDRAIFAQPAGWNTDGTPAFGIPSGYRSYDEAAQLPC; encoded by the coding sequence ATGACGAGTCCTGCTCGCCAGCCCCGTAGGCTCGCCGGTCGCCGCCGCATCGCGTTGCTGTCGGCGTTGTTCCTGATACCGGGCGCGGTGGCGGTGGGCACGGAACGGGCCAGCACCGCCGTCGCCGCCACCTGCACGCTGAAGAACCCGGTCCTGCCCGCCGGCGCGGACCCCTCGATCTGGTACCGCAACGGCACCTACTACCTGGTCCAGTCCGACGGCGCACGCAGCATCAACCTTCGGGCCTCTACGACGCTGGCCGGGTTGAACACCGCGACCCGCCGGGTCATCTGGACCGCGCCGCTGGGCACCGACCACAGCGCTGAGATCTGGGCGCCGGAACTGGAATACCTCAACGGGCGCTGGATCATCTACTTCGCCGGCGCGACCGACAAGGGCGGCGACCCGGCCACGAACAACACCCACCGCATCTTCGCGATCACCGCCAACACCCAGGACCCGCTGGGTAGCTGGACCTTCTTCGGCAAGATCAGCGACTCGACGAACCAGTGGGCCATCGATGCCACCGTGTTCTACTACAACAACAGCTGGTGGATGCTGTGGTCGGGAACGCCGACCGGCAATGGCGGGGCGCCCCCGCAGCAGCTCTACATCGCCCATATGAGCGACCCGCTGCATATCGACCAGGACTACCGACGGCTGATCGCCAACCCGGACCAACCCTGGGAGACCTCGGTGCAGGCGATCGAGGAAGGGCCGGAAGCCTGGATCGGGCCGAACAACGCCCTGACCATCGTCTACAACGCCAATGCCAGTTGGACCACGTCCTACAGCCTCGGCGAGCTGGTCTACAAGGGCGGCGACCTGACCACCTACCTGTCCTACACCAAGCGCGGGCCGGTCTTCTCCTCCGCCAACGGCGTCTACGGCACCGCCGGCGCCTCGTTGCCGGTGCCCGGCGCCAACGGCAAGAACTGGCTCGTCTACCACGCCAAGACCAGCACGGCCAACGGCTGGAACGACCGGGCGATCTTCGCCCAGCCGGCCGGCTGGAACACCGACGGAACGCCTGCCTTCGGCATCCCCAGCGGCTACCGGTCCTACGACGAGGCTGCTCAACTGCCCTGTTGA
- a CDS encoding family 43 glycosylhydrolase: MRWSRKIVLPMLALATAASTVAVASPAPASTTSTVKQQSKHQVAPSYTNPLKLRLPSGALAESCADPDVLRGQGTDRHWYLYCTTDALTASEVGPTGSPVLHNVPMFSSLDLINWTYEGDAFPTKPAWVTGFVWAPEIVYRNGKYMLYYGASDTSLPGGGSAIGVATSDSPTGPWTDSGQQVVEPQGAPGSRRWIFDPEVLNANGVSYLYFGSYFGGISVRRLSADGLSTDPASQTQVAIDNRYEGTQIIKRDGWYYLLASATNCCAGPLTGYSVFAARSRSPLGPFVDRHGVSILAGRVGGTPVLAQNGNRWVGAGHHTVITDFSGQDWMIYHAVDRNDPYYADEVGYTKRPALIDPLDWRQGWPTVRAGRGPSDSPMPGPAAQPGQRTAYKPRFVQEPRPTRLYKSLSDEFRSDTLSKQWTWIRQPEAGSYRLDSGQLRWKTQAADIHPPATPLASVLTEPAPKGDYVVETKVRVTTPPEGCCYNYVQGGLVIYNDDGNYLKLSSASIWNTRQTEFGKQVSPVPAGYPSYGNAVVGPVGITTYLRIVRIGERYTAYTSLDGRQWDKGATWTQANSPNTKIGLVSMGGAGFSSNFDYVRVSAVHVSPHWMD, from the coding sequence ATGCGCTGGTCCAGAAAGATCGTCCTGCCGATGCTTGCGTTGGCCACGGCGGCCTCGACCGTCGCGGTCGCCAGTCCGGCCCCGGCGAGCACGACGTCCACGGTGAAGCAGCAGAGCAAGCACCAGGTCGCTCCCTCTTACACCAACCCGCTCAAACTCCGGCTGCCCTCCGGCGCCCTCGCCGAGAGCTGTGCCGACCCCGACGTCCTGCGCGGGCAGGGCACGGATCGGCACTGGTACCTCTACTGCACCACCGACGCGCTCACCGCGAGCGAGGTCGGCCCCACCGGCAGCCCGGTGCTGCACAACGTTCCGATGTTCAGCTCGCTGGACCTGATCAACTGGACCTATGAGGGTGACGCCTTCCCGACCAAGCCGGCCTGGGTGACCGGGTTCGTCTGGGCGCCGGAAATCGTGTACCGCAACGGCAAGTACATGCTGTATTACGGCGCGTCGGACACCTCGCTGCCCGGGGGCGGCTCGGCGATCGGCGTGGCCACCAGCGACAGCCCGACCGGTCCGTGGACCGACAGCGGGCAGCAGGTGGTGGAGCCACAGGGCGCTCCCGGCAGCCGCCGCTGGATCTTCGACCCCGAGGTGCTCAACGCCAACGGCGTCAGCTATCTCTATTTCGGCAGCTACTTCGGTGGCATCTCGGTTCGGCGGCTCTCGGCCGATGGACTCTCCACCGATCCGGCAAGTCAGACCCAGGTCGCGATCGACAACCGCTACGAGGGCACCCAGATCATCAAGCGGGACGGCTGGTACTACCTGCTGGCCTCGGCCACCAACTGCTGCGCCGGCCCGCTGACCGGGTACTCGGTGTTCGCGGCACGCTCGCGCAGCCCGCTCGGACCGTTCGTGGACCGCCACGGCGTCTCCATCCTGGCCGGCCGGGTCGGCGGCACCCCGGTGCTGGCCCAGAACGGGAACCGATGGGTGGGCGCCGGTCACCACACGGTGATCACCGACTTCTCCGGTCAGGACTGGATGATCTACCACGCCGTCGACCGCAACGACCCCTACTACGCCGATGAGGTCGGCTACACCAAGCGGCCGGCGCTGATCGACCCGCTCGACTGGAGGCAGGGTTGGCCCACGGTGCGTGCCGGCCGCGGCCCGTCAGACTCGCCGATGCCCGGCCCGGCCGCGCAGCCTGGACAGCGGACCGCCTACAAGCCGCGATTCGTCCAGGAGCCGCGCCCGACCCGGCTCTACAAGTCGCTGTCGGATGAGTTCCGGTCCGACACGCTGTCCAAGCAGTGGACCTGGATCCGGCAGCCGGAGGCCGGCAGCTACCGCCTCGACAGCGGGCAGTTGCGCTGGAAGACCCAGGCCGCCGACATCCACCCGCCCGCCACCCCGCTGGCCTCGGTGCTGACCGAACCGGCGCCCAAGGGCGACTACGTCGTGGAGACCAAGGTCAGGGTCACCACCCCGCCGGAGGGCTGCTGCTACAACTACGTCCAGGGTGGGCTGGTCATCTACAACGATGACGGCAACTACCTCAAGCTCTCCTCGGCCTCGATCTGGAACACCAGGCAGACCGAGTTCGGCAAGCAGGTGTCGCCGGTGCCCGCCGGGTACCCCAGCTACGGCAATGCCGTGGTCGGGCCGGTCGGCATCACCACCTACCTGCGGATCGTGCGGATCGGTGAGCGCTACACCGCGTACACCAGCCTGGACGGCCGGCAGTGGGACAAGGGCGCCACCTGGACCCAGGCGAACTCCCCGAACACCAAGATCGGCCTGGTCTCCATGGGCGGCGCCGGTTTCAGCAGCAACTTCGACTACGTCCGGGTCAGCGCCGTGCACGTCTCGCCGCACTGGATGGACTGA
- a CDS encoding ABC transporter substrate-binding protein — MNQLNVPLSRRGFMGAAGAVGGALALAACGGKSTPPGAAGGPTASGAGTAYNGPNVSLAFWNGWTGADGEYAKQMVTKFNSETKNVKVNMNVFQWADFFQKMPAAVTSGNGPDIAVMHIDAIPTQAAQRVIVPIDAVANSLKLNQGDYAEAVWNGGMYKDRRYGIPIDVHCLGLFYNKDVFEKAGLDPEKPPTNKDEYMAAVEAMKSKGIQGSWVSPFQFTGGLMYQSLLWQFGGELFNEDVTKATWDSEGGIAALTFMTDLVKNGYSPKNVGQDADYVALKNGRNALNWQGIWQVNEVTKLTTAKIGLAELPKIGDKGGVWGNSHQFVLPRTQGSDPNKVDASAYFVNWFTQNSADWAKSGKVPAVEKLAESSEFTSIEGLQPFAKEVPDVHFPPAVAGISDAMTAMYDAVNAAVLGKSDPASALRSAANKASQILAQNKKKYG, encoded by the coding sequence ATGAACCAGCTCAACGTTCCGCTGTCCCGGCGCGGCTTCATGGGGGCGGCCGGAGCCGTCGGAGGCGCGCTCGCACTCGCTGCCTGCGGCGGTAAGAGCACACCCCCGGGCGCCGCCGGCGGGCCGACCGCGTCGGGGGCGGGCACCGCCTACAACGGCCCCAACGTGAGCCTGGCGTTCTGGAACGGCTGGACCGGCGCCGACGGCGAGTACGCCAAGCAGATGGTCACGAAGTTCAACTCCGAGACCAAGAACGTCAAAGTCAACATGAACGTCTTCCAGTGGGCGGACTTCTTCCAGAAGATGCCGGCGGCGGTCACCAGTGGAAACGGCCCGGACATCGCAGTCATGCACATCGACGCCATCCCGACCCAGGCGGCCCAGCGGGTCATCGTGCCGATCGACGCGGTCGCCAACAGCCTGAAGCTGAACCAGGGGGATTACGCCGAGGCCGTCTGGAATGGCGGCATGTACAAGGACAGGCGCTACGGCATTCCGATCGACGTGCACTGCCTGGGCCTGTTCTACAACAAGGACGTGTTCGAAAAGGCCGGACTCGACCCGGAGAAGCCGCCGACCAACAAGGATGAGTACATGGCCGCCGTGGAGGCCATGAAGTCCAAGGGGATTCAAGGCAGCTGGGTCAGCCCGTTCCAGTTCACCGGCGGCCTGATGTACCAGTCGCTGCTGTGGCAGTTCGGCGGCGAGCTGTTCAACGAAGACGTCACTAAGGCGACCTGGGACTCCGAGGGCGGCATCGCGGCGCTGACCTTCATGACCGACCTGGTCAAGAACGGCTACAGCCCCAAGAACGTCGGCCAGGACGCCGACTACGTCGCGCTGAAGAACGGCCGCAACGCACTGAACTGGCAGGGTATCTGGCAGGTGAACGAGGTCACCAAGCTGACCACCGCCAAGATCGGCCTGGCCGAGCTGCCCAAGATCGGTGACAAGGGCGGCGTCTGGGGCAACTCTCACCAGTTCGTGCTGCCGCGCACCCAGGGCAGTGACCCGAACAAGGTGGATGCCTCGGCCTACTTCGTCAACTGGTTCACCCAGAACAGCGCCGACTGGGCCAAGAGCGGCAAGGTCCCGGCTGTCGAGAAGCTGGCCGAAAGCTCGGAGTTCACCTCGATCGAGGGTCTGCAGCCGTTCGCCAAGGAGGTGCCGGACGTGCACTTCCCGCCCGCCGTGGCCGGCATCAGCGACGCCATGACGGCGATGTACGACGCGGTCAACGCCGCGGTGCTCGGTAAGTCCGATCCCGCCTCGGCCCTGCGCAGCGCGGCCAACAAGGCGTCGCAGATCCTGGCGCAGAACAAGAAGAAGTACGGCTGA
- a CDS encoding sugar ABC transporter permease, translated as MTSTTEATAVERPPVRSTGRRRRSGWATPYLFLAPYGVLFIGFILLPAVYGIWISLHDYNYLLPNQPWVGLNNYLDLFKSGSRDGADFWRSIRATAIFTVFSVPLLVVIPLAIAMLLNRKFPGRTFFRAVFFTPYVLGVAVVGVLFRFLLDPTIGMLNFYLGKIGLSGDYPWTTQVPWAWVGLVGMTVWWTLGFNAIIYLAGLQDISPELYEAAEVDGATAWDKFRNVTLPGLRPVLLFVLTLTLLASANMFGQSYLITKGAPENATRTAIYYISQVGLQQYRQGIAAAMSYILALMLILISLLNFRLFREKEES; from the coding sequence ATGACGAGCACCACTGAGGCCACCGCTGTAGAGCGGCCGCCTGTCAGGTCTACTGGCAGGCGGCGCCGCAGTGGTTGGGCGACTCCCTACCTGTTTCTGGCGCCGTACGGCGTGCTGTTCATCGGGTTCATCCTGCTGCCCGCCGTCTACGGCATCTGGATCAGCCTGCATGACTACAACTACCTGCTGCCGAATCAGCCGTGGGTAGGCCTGAACAACTACCTCGACCTGTTCAAGTCGGGCTCGCGTGACGGCGCTGACTTCTGGCGCAGCATCCGGGCCACGGCGATCTTCACGGTCTTCAGCGTGCCGCTGCTGGTGGTCATCCCGCTGGCGATCGCCATGCTGCTCAACCGCAAGTTCCCGGGCCGCACCTTCTTTCGCGCTGTCTTCTTCACGCCCTACGTGCTCGGCGTGGCGGTCGTCGGCGTGCTGTTCCGGTTCCTGCTCGACCCCACCATCGGAATGCTGAACTTCTACCTCGGCAAGATCGGGCTCAGCGGCGATTACCCCTGGACCACCCAGGTCCCCTGGGCCTGGGTGGGGCTGGTCGGCATGACGGTCTGGTGGACCCTTGGCTTCAACGCGATCATCTACCTGGCCGGCCTGCAGGACATCTCACCGGAGCTGTACGAGGCCGCCGAGGTGGACGGGGCCACCGCGTGGGACAAATTCCGCAACGTCACCCTGCCGGGACTGCGTCCGGTGTTGCTGTTCGTGCTGACGCTGACCCTGCTGGCCTCGGCCAACATGTTCGGGCAGTCGTACCTGATCACCAAGGGCGCGCCGGAGAACGCCACCCGGACAGCGATCTACTACATCTCCCAGGTCGGGCTTCAGCAGTACCGGCAGGGGATCGCCGCGGCGATGAGCTACATCCTGGCCCTGATGCTGATCCTGATCAGCCTGCTGAACTTCAGACTGTTCCGCGAGAAGGAAGAGTCATGA
- a CDS encoding carbohydrate ABC transporter permease, translated as MTSLAPGGATAATGPDPREPARNRNAHSGGPARTPLGQVLFWLMLAVLTLIFLAPLVWMISTSFKTPEASTSLELSWIPQPWDISAYQTLFSAGSANPVLRWFFNSMFSAAVNAALIVAVDALAAYALARMDFPGKKLIFTSVITTIFLPAFVFLIPNFLIVSRLGWLDSLWAIIVPSAGGAFGVFFLRQFFSTLPKELEEAAIIDGANQWKIFIKVILPLSRPALSTLAVLSFLTNWNDFLWPVYVLFSPETQTLPSGLAKLQNAATVNYPIIMAGAVVASVPVIMIFIIAQRQVIESVSRSGLKG; from the coding sequence ATGACGAGCCTCGCACCCGGCGGCGCCACCGCCGCCACCGGTCCCGACCCGCGGGAGCCGGCCCGTAACCGCAACGCTCACTCGGGCGGGCCGGCCAGAACGCCGCTGGGCCAGGTTCTGTTCTGGCTGATGCTGGCGGTGCTGACCCTGATCTTCCTGGCGCCGCTGGTGTGGATGATCAGCACGTCGTTCAAGACTCCGGAAGCATCGACCAGCCTGGAGCTGTCCTGGATACCCCAACCCTGGGACATCTCGGCCTACCAGACGCTGTTCAGCGCGGGATCGGCCAACCCGGTGCTGCGCTGGTTCTTCAACAGCATGTTCTCCGCGGCGGTGAACGCGGCGCTGATCGTCGCCGTGGACGCCCTCGCCGCCTACGCGTTGGCCCGGATGGACTTCCCGGGTAAGAAGCTCATCTTCACCAGCGTGATCACCACCATCTTCCTGCCGGCGTTTGTGTTCCTGATCCCCAACTTCCTGATCGTGAGCCGGCTGGGTTGGCTGGACTCGTTGTGGGCGATCATCGTGCCCAGCGCGGGCGGCGCTTTCGGGGTGTTCTTCCTCCGGCAGTTCTTCTCCACGCTGCCCAAGGAACTGGAGGAGGCCGCCATCATCGACGGCGCCAACCAGTGGAAGATCTTCATCAAGGTGATCCTGCCGCTGTCCAGACCGGCCCTGTCGACGCTGGCAGTGCTGTCGTTCCTCACCAACTGGAACGACTTCCTGTGGCCGGTGTACGTGCTGTTCAGCCCGGAGACCCAGACCCTGCCGTCCGGCCTGGCGAAGTTGCAGAACGCGGCGACGGTGAACTACCCGATCATCATGGCCGGCGCCGTGGTGGCCAGCGTTCCGGTGATCATGATCTTCATCATCGCGCAGCGGCAGGTCATCGAGAGCGTCTCGCGATCTGGCTTGAAGGGGTAA
- a CDS encoding phosphotransferase yields the protein MRQVPGSDVLAAFGLAGSPLQPLAGGQGRAWQAGAVILKPVGNQAEAEWIADVAPTVTGAGFRLSQPVRTLTGDWTAAGWSAWQRLSGDHDLTRWPDVLSAGAALHQALAAVAEPAFLAERDDHWSVAERLSWAGELPAHPVLRAPAERLASQLRPTRRPSQLIHGDLTGNVLFADPAAPGIIDFTPYWRPASFGLAVVVADAVAWHGAGRRVLHAFELVEPVESRSMIARATLFRLITAERIASGRQAPLAYLRSNAEAYSSVCTVLGVC from the coding sequence GTGCGCCAGGTGCCGGGTTCCGACGTGCTGGCGGCCTTCGGGCTGGCCGGCAGCCCTCTCCAGCCGCTGGCCGGTGGTCAGGGCCGGGCTTGGCAGGCCGGTGCGGTCATCCTCAAACCGGTCGGCAATCAGGCCGAGGCGGAATGGATCGCCGATGTGGCGCCCACCGTGACAGGAGCGGGTTTTCGCCTGAGCCAGCCGGTGCGAACCCTCACCGGTGACTGGACGGCGGCCGGCTGGTCAGCCTGGCAGCGGCTGTCCGGCGACCATGACCTCACCCGCTGGCCGGACGTGCTGAGCGCCGGCGCAGCCCTGCACCAGGCGCTGGCGGCGGTGGCCGAACCGGCTTTCCTGGCCGAGCGCGATGATCACTGGTCGGTCGCCGAGCGGCTCAGCTGGGCCGGCGAGCTGCCGGCTCATCCCGTGCTGCGCGCGCCGGCTGAGCGGCTTGCCAGCCAGTTGCGCCCGACCCGGCGGCCCAGCCAACTGATCCATGGCGACCTGACCGGCAACGTCCTGTTCGCCGACCCGGCGGCGCCGGGGATCATCGACTTCACCCCGTATTGGCGACCGGCCAGCTTCGGCCTGGCGGTCGTGGTGGCTGACGCGGTGGCCTGGCACGGCGCCGGCCGGCGAGTGCTGCACGCCTTTGAGCTGGTGGAGCCGGTCGAGAGCCGGTCCATGATCGCCCGTGCCACGCTGTTCCGGCTGATCACCGCTGAGCGCATCGCGTCAGGGCGCCAGGCGCCGTTGGCCTACCTGCGCAGCAACGCCGAGGCGTACAGCAGTGTCTGCACGGTCCTCGGCGTGTGCTGA
- the ctaD gene encoding cytochrome c oxidase subunit I, translated as MFLKLLRTTDHKLIGQMYLVTSFVFFMLGGLLAMVMRGELALPGMQFLSPEQYNQLFTMHGTIMLLLFATPLVFAFANLVVPLQIGSPDVAFPRLNAFSYWLFLFGGLIVVSGALTPQGAPDFGWTGYAPLSNMQHSPNVGPDMWIMGLAVGGLGTILGSVNMITTILCLRAPGVTMFRMPIFTWNILATSLLVLLAFPILTAALLVLWADRHLGAQVFEARNGGPILWQHLFWFFGHPEVYIVALPFFGIITEVIPVFSRTPLFGYKGMVLATLGITGLSLAVWAHHMYATGVVLLPFFAFMTYLIAVPTGLKFFNWIGTMWRGSITFETPMLWAIGFMVTFLLGGLTGVILASPPLDFHVSDTYFVVAHFHYVLFGTIVFAAFAGIYFWFPKFTGRYMDERLGKLHFWLTFVGFHVTFLIQHWLGNAGMTRRYADYLPTDNFTTMHLISTLGSFVLGASMLPFLYNVYRSYRFGEIVTQDDAWGHANSLEWATSCPPPRHNFTSMPRIRSERPAFEAHYPHLIDRLDREAHAEKRHHKNVARAGVAAVGSDGGKPRSQRDPDPGNG; from the coding sequence GTGTTTCTGAAGCTGCTGCGCACCACCGATCACAAGCTCATCGGTCAGATGTACCTGGTGACCTCGTTCGTCTTCTTCATGCTCGGTGGCCTTCTCGCCATGGTCATGCGGGGAGAGTTGGCCCTGCCAGGGATGCAGTTCCTGTCGCCGGAGCAGTACAACCAGCTGTTCACCATGCACGGCACGATCATGCTGCTGCTGTTCGCGACGCCGCTGGTGTTCGCGTTCGCGAACCTGGTGGTGCCGCTGCAGATCGGCTCGCCAGATGTGGCGTTTCCCCGGTTGAACGCTTTTTCTTACTGGCTGTTCCTGTTCGGCGGCCTCATCGTGGTCTCCGGCGCGCTGACGCCGCAGGGCGCGCCGGACTTCGGCTGGACCGGCTATGCCCCGCTGAGCAACATGCAGCACTCTCCCAACGTGGGACCGGACATGTGGATCATGGGGTTGGCGGTCGGCGGCTTGGGCACCATCCTGGGCTCCGTCAACATGATCACCACCATCCTGTGCCTGCGAGCGCCCGGCGTGACGATGTTCCGGATGCCCATCTTCACCTGGAACATTCTGGCCACCTCGCTGCTGGTGCTGCTGGCCTTCCCGATCCTGACCGCTGCCCTGCTGGTGTTGTGGGCCGACCGGCACCTCGGGGCTCAGGTGTTCGAGGCACGCAACGGCGGGCCGATCCTGTGGCAGCACCTGTTCTGGTTCTTCGGCCATCCCGAGGTCTACATCGTGGCGTTGCCGTTCTTCGGCATCATCACCGAAGTCATCCCAGTGTTCAGCCGCACCCCGCTGTTCGGCTACAAGGGCATGGTGCTGGCCACGCTCGGGATCACCGGGCTGTCGCTGGCGGTGTGGGCGCATCACATGTACGCGACCGGGGTGGTGCTGCTGCCGTTCTTCGCCTTCATGACGTATCTGATCGCGGTGCCCACCGGCCTGAAGTTCTTCAACTGGATAGGCACCATGTGGCGAGGCTCGATCACCTTCGAGACACCCATGTTATGGGCCATCGGCTTTATGGTGACCTTCCTGCTCGGCGGCCTCACCGGGGTCATCCTCGCCTCGCCGCCCCTGGACTTCCACGTCTCGGACACCTACTTCGTGGTGGCGCACTTCCACTACGTGCTGTTCGGCACCATCGTGTTCGCGGCCTTCGCCGGCATCTACTTCTGGTTTCCGAAGTTCACCGGCCGCTACATGGACGAGCGGCTGGGCAAGCTGCACTTCTGGCTGACGTTCGTCGGGTTCCACGTCACCTTCTTGATCCAGCACTGGCTGGGCAACGCGGGCATGACCCGGCGTTACGCCGATTACCTGCCCACGGACAACTTCACCACCATGCACCTGATCTCCACCCTGGGGTCCTTCGTGCTCGGGGCCTCGATGCTGCCGTTCCTGTACAACGTCTACCGCTCGTACCGATTCGGCGAGATCGTGACGCAGGACGACGCCTGGGGGCACGCCAACTCACTGGAGTGGGCGACCTCCTGCCCGCCGCCGCGGCACAATTTCACGTCGATGCCGAGGATCCGCTCCGAGCGCCCGGCGTTCGAGGCGCATTACCCCCACCTCATCGACCGGCTGGACCGTGAGGCGCACGCGGAGAAGCGTCACCACAAGAACGTCGCGCGGGCTGGTGTGGCCGCGGTCGGCTCGGACGGCGGCAAACCGCGCAGCCAGCGTGACCCCGATCCTGGCAACGGCTGA
- a CDS encoding response regulator transcription factor has product MGESIRVLVVQTGILMRRAVVQRLESSGATVVGQAATNAEALVEYAQRYPDVVTVDVRLGAESGLVLIQDLLECHPDAVVMVYTGHPDMQLAQQAVAAGAAGYICRGASRAELWDCLRRAVSGVRPVLDRRLVEVRSESVPEVAASTGSVPQLTTRQRQVLHLVAAGTTSNKELARELFISEKTVKSHIERITANLDVSRRTQLPLRALELGLLPVPEQPPSRVRAGAAVTRMAPVARNGVVV; this is encoded by the coding sequence ATGGGCGAATCTATTCGGGTGCTGGTCGTTCAGACCGGCATCCTGATGCGGCGAGCAGTGGTTCAACGGCTTGAAAGCAGTGGGGCGACAGTCGTCGGCCAGGCTGCGACCAACGCCGAAGCGTTGGTCGAGTACGCCCAGCGCTATCCGGATGTGGTGACCGTCGACGTGCGGTTGGGGGCCGAGTCTGGCCTGGTGTTGATCCAGGACCTGCTTGAGTGCCATCCCGACGCGGTCGTCATGGTCTACACAGGCCATCCCGACATGCAGCTGGCCCAGCAGGCCGTGGCCGCCGGCGCGGCGGGTTATATCTGCAGAGGCGCCAGTCGGGCCGAGTTGTGGGACTGCCTCCGGCGTGCGGTCAGCGGGGTCCGCCCGGTGCTCGACCGGCGACTGGTCGAGGTGCGGTCAGAGAGCGTGCCAGAAGTGGCTGCCAGCACCGGCTCCGTTCCTCAGCTGACCACCCGGCAACGGCAGGTGCTGCACCTGGTGGCGGCCGGCACCACGTCGAACAAGGAGCTCGCCAGGGAGCTCTTCATCTCGGAGAAGACGGTCAAGAGCCATATCGAGCGGATCACCGCCAACCTGGACGTCTCGCGCCGAACGCAATTGCCGCTGCGGGCGCTTGAGCTCGGGCTGCTGCCCGTGCCTGAGCAGCCGCCGTCTCGCGTCCGCGCCGGAGCCGCGGTCACCCGGATGGCGCCCGTCGCGCGTAACGGGGTAGTCGTCTAA
- a CDS encoding endo-1,3-alpha-glucanase family glycosylhydrolase, with amino-acid sequence MRRAVTVTALGALLSLAVSLGQAPVSEAGPAPARLAATAAPKVTATTAPKVTATTAPAPKVTATTAPASVPPLLAYYYQWFVPNSWDRAKTDLPALGLYSSEDPWVMRKHIQQAKAAGITGFIVSWKDTTTNTRRLRTLMTVAAQEHFSLSMIYQGLDFYRNPLPVAKVAADFVTFAKEFASNPVFLRLGGKPLSIFSGTWAYSHADVARVTSAVRPGLLVLSTEKSVAGYRRLADVTDGDAYYWSSVNPATNPTYGTKLKEMSAAVHADGKYWIAPFAPGFDARLVGGMKEVPRNDGSTLRTEYATALRSSPDALGLISWNEFSENTHVEPSKKYGDRYLEVLAELRNTRPPEPVTAVDSSAQPLATEPGRQVPTVVLLLGLPTLLIAGLTLLGRRLRRRHRLAAAGGLVGGTESAHSRG; translated from the coding sequence ATGAGGCGCGCTGTCACGGTGACAGCGCTCGGCGCACTGTTGTCGTTGGCGGTGTCACTGGGCCAGGCGCCAGTCTCGGAGGCCGGTCCGGCGCCGGCCAGGCTGGCCGCCACGGCAGCGCCGAAGGTCACCGCGACCACGGCGCCGAAGGTCACCGCGACCACGGCTCCCGCGCCGAAGGTCACTGCGACCACGGCTCCGGCGTCGGTGCCGCCGCTGCTGGCCTACTACTACCAGTGGTTCGTTCCCAATTCCTGGGATCGAGCCAAGACCGACCTGCCCGCGCTCGGCCTCTATTCCAGCGAGGACCCCTGGGTGATGCGCAAGCACATCCAACAGGCCAAGGCCGCCGGCATCACCGGCTTCATCGTGAGCTGGAAGGACACCACCACCAACACCCGGCGGCTGCGGACGCTGATGACGGTGGCAGCCCAGGAGCACTTCAGCTTGTCCATGATCTATCAGGGCCTGGATTTCTATCGCAACCCGCTTCCGGTGGCGAAGGTTGCTGCTGACTTCGTCACCTTTGCCAAGGAGTTCGCGAGCAATCCGGTTTTCCTCCGGCTGGGCGGCAAGCCGCTGTCGATCTTCAGCGGCACGTGGGCGTACTCGCACGCCGACGTGGCCAGGGTCACCTCGGCGGTGCGACCGGGTTTGCTGGTGCTGTCGACAGAGAAGAGTGTCGCGGGCTACCGGAGGCTGGCTGATGTCACCGATGGCGACGCCTACTACTGGTCCTCGGTCAACCCGGCTACCAACCCGACTTACGGCACAAAGTTGAAAGAGATGAGCGCCGCGGTGCACGCCGACGGCAAGTACTGGATCGCGCCGTTCGCCCCTGGCTTCGATGCCAGGCTGGTCGGCGGGATGAAAGAGGTGCCCCGCAACGACGGCAGCACGCTGCGCACCGAGTACGCCACGGCCCTGAGATCCTCACCTGACGCGCTGGGCCTGATCAGCTGGAACGAGTTCAGCGAGAACACGCACGTGGAGCCCTCGAAGAAGTATGGAGATCGTTACCTTGAGGTCCTGGCCGAATTGCGGAACACCCGTCCTCCGGAGCCGGTGACCGCTGTCGATTCCAGTGCTCAACCGCTGGCCACCGAACCCGGCCGGCAGGTGCCCACCGTGGTGCTGCTGCTCGGGCTGCCGACGCTGCTGATCGCAGGGCTCACCCTGCTCGGTCGCCGGTTGCGGCGGCGGCACCGGCTGGCGGCAGCCGGTGGGCTGGTCGGCGGCACTGAGTCGGCGCATTCGAGAGGGTGA